A single Actinomycetota bacterium DNA region contains:
- a CDS encoding copper amine oxidase N-terminal domain-containing protein, producing MKKTKGLCLLLAAASLIFSLLFGPLPSAMAAGAAVACPSPASLYRGVASQTAGNLTITEVAAGDLSVGTITLGLPSGVTFSGAQTASVSGDIVLVNASAEVSFDGRTATWTMSAISTAASTISVTPRINLDATVLDGDLLVAAGGTAGATAASLKVANVSGAGAASSCASPTNLFRGASNGAAGTLIITENGGGALVNGGTITATLPSGVTFYTAPSASVLGADITLSAPVLTGGNLATWTVTRNSSTGAASVEISSRLNIDPAYGGSDIKVGIAGTASVTAADVKIANIVAAGTINSCPSPTNLIRGSANQTAGTLTIAENAPATLLGGGTITITLPDGATFTTAPTASLSSGGLTLVNTLAALSNGDRTATWTVSAVSMASSTISITPKITLSGTIAYGDLKATVGGTAGATPADIKIATVISGATGTTNSCASPTTVYKGKTGQAGGAITIVENGPVILRSDKTITITLPSGVTFASVPIVTLSSGNLALVSNTASLSGSDSVANWTVRTESTTATTLTISPSLNLSSNASLGDLKVYIGGTAGATSGYLKIATIKSDATGTTNSCSSPSNLIQGVTNQAAAYFTIAENAAKVLKTDKTIVVTLPKGATFASAPTTLILSGNIILKDATATLSGSDTTATWTVKTPSTTASTIKIISKITLDSTIALGDLKVKVSGTAGVTEGDLKIGTVVAASTGTTNTCLSYPVLVKGGSNQAVGTIKIKENGLAVLKVNKTLTITLPSGASFANAPVASIYSGNITLVNNTAALSSSDTIATWTIKTESTTASTISIAPKINLTATFATGDLKATIGGGAGATSGVLKIGSVDVMKQSIFVIGDSTYKVGGKTYMMDTACYTSGGRTFVPVRYLAYAIGLDEGDIGWNPRTLMVTLVKDGTTVKLIIGSKYLIKNNTMTTMDVKAATKNGRTVLPFRWVVEAFGAKVGWNGALSRVTVEYI from the coding sequence ATGAAAAAAACGAAGGGGTTGTGTCTTTTACTTGCGGCCGCATCGCTCATATTTAGCCTACTCTTCGGCCCGCTTCCTTCAGCTATGGCAGCCGGCGCCGCAGTCGCCTGCCCAAGCCCGGCAAGCCTTTACCGTGGGGTTGCAAGCCAGACTGCGGGAAATCTGACCATAACCGAGGTGGCAGCGGGTGACCTTTCGGTGGGCACCATCACCCTAGGTCTGCCAAGCGGGGTTACGTTTTCGGGCGCACAGACCGCCTCCGTCTCAGGTGATATTGTATTAGTAAATGCTTCGGCTGAAGTCAGCTTCGATGGTCGGACCGCCACCTGGACGATGAGCGCTATCTCGACCGCCGCCTCCACCATCAGCGTCACGCCAAGGATAAATCTGGATGCCACCGTTTTGGATGGCGATCTTTTAGTTGCAGCAGGAGGGACGGCCGGAGCGACCGCCGCAAGCCTTAAGGTAGCAAACGTTTCCGGGGCGGGCGCCGCCAGCTCTTGCGCAAGCCCGACAAATTTATTTAGGGGGGCGAGCAATGGGGCGGCAGGAACCCTGATCATAACCGAAAATGGCGGCGGAGCCCTGGTTAATGGCGGAACCATCACCGCCACTCTGCCGAGCGGGGTAACCTTCTATACAGCTCCAAGCGCAAGCGTGCTCGGGGCCGATATTACACTATCTGCTCCGGTTTTAACCGGCGGCAACCTGGCCACCTGGACGGTGACCAGAAATAGCTCAACAGGGGCCGCCTCGGTGGAGATCAGCTCAAGACTTAACATCGATCCCGCCTATGGGGGCTCGGATATCAAGGTAGGCATCGCGGGAACGGCCTCAGTGACCGCTGCCGATGTTAAGATAGCAAACATTGTAGCCGCGGGGACCATAAATTCTTGCCCGAGTCCAACAAACCTTATCCGTGGATCTGCCAATCAAACGGCCGGAACACTAACCATTGCCGAGAACGCGCCCGCAACCCTCCTTGGGGGTGGCACAATAACTATTACTCTTCCCGATGGAGCCACCTTTACGACCGCGCCAACAGCCTCTCTCTCTTCGGGCGGTCTTACCTTGGTGAACACCCTGGCAGCTCTTAGTAATGGTGACCGCACGGCCACTTGGACGGTTAGCGCGGTCAGCATGGCGTCATCGACCATATCCATCACACCAAAGATCACCTTGAGCGGGACCATCGCCTATGGAGACTTAAAAGCGACCGTCGGCGGCACGGCCGGAGCCACGCCGGCGGATATTAAAATAGCAACCGTTATAAGCGGTGCGACCGGCACCACCAACTCATGCGCCAGTCCAACCACCGTCTATAAGGGAAAGACTGGTCAAGCGGGCGGCGCTATAACAATTGTTGAAAACGGACCGGTCATTCTAAGGTCAGATAAGACCATAACTATCACCTTGCCGAGCGGAGTGACCTTTGCCAGTGTTCCCATTGTAACTCTTTCATCGGGCAATCTAGCCCTTGTCAGCAATACGGCCTCCTTAAGCGGGAGCGATTCTGTAGCTAACTGGACGGTAAGGACGGAGAGCACGACGGCCACCACCCTCACCATCAGTCCGAGCCTAAATTTAAGCTCAAACGCTTCGCTTGGCGACCTGAAGGTTTATATCGGGGGGACGGCTGGAGCCACATCGGGCTATCTAAAAATAGCCACCATCAAGAGCGATGCGACCGGCACCACGAATAGTTGTTCGAGCCCATCAAATCTTATCCAGGGTGTGACAAATCAGGCGGCCGCTTACTTCACGATTGCCGAGAATGCGGCAAAAGTTCTTAAAACCGACAAAACTATCGTTGTTACGCTGCCCAAGGGGGCGACCTTTGCCAGCGCTCCAACCACTCTAATTCTCTCTGGCAATATTATTTTGAAAGATGCCACGGCCACACTAAGTGGTAGCGATACCACAGCCACCTGGACCGTTAAGACGCCGTCGACTACCGCTTCAACTATCAAAATAATTTCGAAGATTACTCTGGATTCAACAATCGCACTTGGTGATCTTAAGGTCAAGGTGAGCGGGACGGCCGGGGTAACCGAAGGAGATTTAAAGATAGGGACGGTTGTAGCTGCATCCACGGGTACCACTAACACCTGTTTGAGCTATCCCGTTCTTGTCAAAGGGGGCAGCAATCAGGCGGTGGGCACCATTAAAATCAAGGAAAATGGGCTTGCTGTCCTTAAGGTGAACAAGACCTTGACCATCACCCTGCCCAGTGGGGCGTCCTTTGCCAACGCTCCAGTTGCCAGTATATATTCTGGAAATATAACCCTTGTGAATAATACAGCCGCTTTGAGCAGCAGCGATACCATCGCCACCTGGACGATCAAGACGGAAAGCACGACCGCTTCCACCATCAGCATAGCGCCCAAGATTAATCTTACGGCAACCTTTGCTACGGGGGATTTAAAAGCGACGATTGGAGGAGGCGCCGGGGCGACCAGCGGCGTTCTTAAGATAGGGAGCGTTGACGTGATGAAGCAGTCCATTTTCGTCATAGGAGACTCCACATACAAAGTAGGTGGGAAGACCTACATGATGGACACGGCCTGCTATACCAGTGGTGGTCGGACATTCGTCCCTGTTAGATATCTGGCTTACGCCATTGGCCTTGATGAGGGTGATATCGGGTGGAATCCTAGGACGTTGATGGTTACCCTGGTAAAAGATGGCACCACGGTAAAACTTATCATCGGCAGCAAATATCTGATCAAAAACAACACCATGACCACCATGGATGTTAAAGCTGCGACCAAGAACGGCCGTACGGTTCTTCCTTTTCGCTGGGTGGTGGAGGCCTTTGGGGCAAAGGTCGGCTGGAACGGCGCCCTTTCGAGGGTGACCGTCGAATACATTTAA
- a CDS encoding sugar transferase, with protein sequence MLDYSLEELGEEKVALKPYVVVKRVVDILLSSSALMLLTPLMLMVGFVIKLSSPGPLFFRQKRVGLNGQTFNILKFRTMVVDAEDVLHDLEEFQQRDEPFVQLKKDPRIFPFGQILRKTSIDELPQLINILWGEMSIVGPRPLISFEVAHCDKDQLRRLEVKPGLTGLAQINGRNDASFGERMELDLEYARNRSFRLDLKIIMQTALKVLRGEGAY encoded by the coding sequence ATGTTGGACTACTCTTTAGAAGAGCTCGGGGAAGAAAAGGTTGCATTAAAGCCATATGTGGTTGTGAAAAGGGTTGTCGATATACTTCTATCTTCCTCTGCGCTGATGCTTTTGACCCCCTTAATGTTAATGGTCGGTTTCGTCATCAAACTCTCATCTCCCGGCCCTCTTTTTTTTCGCCAAAAGCGGGTGGGTTTAAACGGTCAGACGTTTAATATTTTAAAATTTCGAACCATGGTTGTCGATGCCGAAGATGTCCTCCATGATCTGGAAGAATTCCAGCAGAGAGATGAGCCATTCGTTCAACTCAAGAAAGACCCCCGCATATTTCCTTTTGGTCAGATCTTGCGCAAGACCAGTATCGACGAGCTTCCTCAACTGATCAATATCTTGTGGGGAGAGATGAGCATCGTTGGTCCTAGGCCCTTGATATCATTTGAGGTCGCCCATTGTGACAAGGACCAACTGAGGAGACTTGAGGTCAAGCCAGGTCTGACGGGCCTTGCTCAGATAAACGGCAGGAATGATGCATCCTTTGGCGAGCGGATGGAGCTCGATTTGGAATATGCGAGAAACCGATCATTCCGGCTGGATCTAAAGATCATCATGCAGACGGCTCTAAAGGTCTTAAGAGGCGAAGGCGCTTACTAA
- a CDS encoding DUF2341 domain-containing protein: protein MLKRIDLLAAKLNKAVNYFIKAKKVLSRRPIVISAMAIVIFNFLIFPGFGGGPAEAELLGWHNRDWQYRKEIIIDRTKVKSEFSDFALAIALNDADLKGWANGGHVGQTDGGDILFCDATGEKLDHEIETYDPKDGRLVAWVKLKTISPIIDTKIHLYYGNPKCEDQSSIKSIFEPSLKMVQHMGARNGFLLDSTASSNSAKSASSGPKDIIGQTGGAQEFDGANDYLDFGNKTSLGWVENSFMVNEGGIVEPFENGASWSPTGKGAIQTIDKINFKEGAASLKLTSRDGSHVYSSKRIDVNLSSADNFMFWVYISERSKLSSISISFTSTKNWSKDLTASVTSTSLKSGWNRVILRRSDFTTSTGESWSNRMVSMRVRLRGAPSGSVSANFDDFRYNQKGRAKAIISFDDGYDDVKNEAFPIMEANGQKGVAFITSDYIDTVDHLTKADLLAMRDSGWDISNHTRSHQQLTKLSWAQMDDEINGCYDWLANNGFEASAKFFAYPYGLYNDRVIEKVKERHKLARSVIAGDSQAHLLLGGGIDHLIKALNVTNKVKVATVKKSIDEAIAKGSPLIIFLHQIVDDKADKSTEYLTQDFKEVSDYLKARSKDIDVITFSDYYERLHADQQLSFELYLKPAPSSGYASVLEKYHPAYDKCTYRIAARGGGAYAARVATHNGSVLCDFGLLPTDRYSHLVMTYDGVSLKTYRDSQLVDEKTLTGSLLKNSYPLYVAKRGKTYWKGIIDEVRVYNRALSAQEIATRHNNLGLQDDFYSILEEERL, encoded by the coding sequence TTGCTAAAGAGGATTGATCTGTTGGCGGCCAAGTTGAATAAAGCTGTAAATTATTTTATAAAGGCGAAGAAGGTCTTATCCCGAAGACCGATTGTAATCTCAGCCATGGCGATAGTGATCTTTAATTTCTTGATCTTTCCCGGATTTGGAGGCGGACCGGCTGAAGCGGAACTCTTGGGTTGGCACAACAGAGATTGGCAGTATAGAAAAGAAATCATCATCGACAGAACCAAAGTTAAGAGCGAATTTTCAGACTTTGCTCTGGCGATAGCCTTGAATGATGCAGACTTAAAGGGTTGGGCTAACGGCGGTCACGTTGGCCAGACCGACGGCGGCGACATCCTCTTTTGCGACGCAACCGGCGAGAAATTAGATCATGAAATTGAGACATATGATCCAAAAGACGGCCGCCTGGTAGCTTGGGTGAAGCTCAAGACGATCTCACCTATCATCGACACCAAAATTCACCTATATTACGGCAATCCCAAGTGCGAAGATCAAAGTAGCATCAAAAGCATATTTGAGCCGAGCCTTAAAATGGTCCAACACATGGGGGCAAGAAACGGCTTTCTTCTAGATTCCACCGCCAGCTCAAATTCAGCCAAGAGCGCAAGCAGTGGACCGAAAGATATTATCGGGCAAACGGGAGGCGCGCAAGAGTTTGATGGAGCGAACGATTATCTCGATTTTGGCAATAAAACTAGTTTAGGTTGGGTAGAAAACAGTTTTATGGTAAATGAAGGTGGGATTGTCGAACCATTTGAAAACGGCGCCTCCTGGAGCCCAACAGGCAAAGGGGCGATCCAGACTATCGATAAGATTAATTTTAAAGAGGGGGCAGCTTCGCTCAAGTTGACTTCAAGAGACGGAAGCCACGTTTATTCGAGCAAAAGGATAGACGTAAATCTCTCATCGGCAGATAACTTCATGTTCTGGGTATATATCAGCGAACGCTCTAAGCTCAGCTCCATATCCATCTCCTTCACCTCAACAAAGAATTGGTCAAAAGACTTAACCGCCTCAGTAACCTCCACTAGCCTTAAGAGTGGATGGAATAGGGTCATCCTTAGACGCAGCGACTTCACAACCTCAACGGGGGAGAGTTGGTCAAATAGGATGGTGTCGATGAGGGTTCGCCTAAGGGGCGCCCCCAGCGGTTCGGTCAGTGCCAACTTCGATGATTTTCGCTATAACCAGAAGGGGCGGGCTAAGGCCATCATCTCCTTTGACGATGGTTACGACGATGTCAAGAACGAAGCATTCCCCATAATGGAGGCAAATGGCCAAAAAGGGGTCGCCTTCATCACTTCGGACTATATCGATACGGTCGATCATCTGACCAAAGCCGATCTTTTGGCCATGAGAGATAGTGGTTGGGATATATCAAACCATACCAGAAGCCATCAACAACTGACCAAGCTCTCTTGGGCCCAGATGGATGATGAGATAAACGGCTGCTACGATTGGCTGGCAAATAACGGTTTTGAAGCTTCCGCCAAGTTTTTTGCCTATCCTTACGGGCTCTATAACGACAGGGTTATCGAAAAGGTCAAGGAGAGGCACAAGCTGGCACGTTCCGTAATAGCCGGCGATAGTCAGGCTCACCTCTTGCTTGGTGGCGGTATCGATCACCTCATTAAGGCATTGAATGTTACGAATAAGGTCAAAGTTGCGACGGTTAAGAAGTCGATAGATGAGGCCATCGCAAAGGGGAGTCCACTAATCATATTCCTCCATCAGATAGTGGATGATAAGGCCGACAAGTCCACCGAGTATTTGACTCAAGACTTCAAAGAAGTGAGCGATTATTTGAAGGCGAGGTCAAAAGATATCGATGTCATCACCTTTAGTGATTATTATGAGCGTCTCCACGCCGACCAACAGCTTTCGTTTGAGCTATATTTAAAACCAGCCCCTTCTTCCGGCTATGCTTCCGTTTTGGAGAAATATCATCCCGCTTATGATAAATGTACCTATAGGATAGCTGCCAGGGGTGGGGGAGCCTATGCTGCCAGGGTTGCCACCCACAATGGGTCGGTTCTTTGCGATTTTGGTCTCTTACCCACTGACCGATATTCTCATCTAGTTATGACTTACGATGGGGTAAGCCTAAAAACATATAGAGATAGCCAGTTGGTTGATGAAAAAACCTTAACCGGTAGCCTATTAAAAAACTCATATCCTTTATATGTAGCTAAGCGAGGCAAGACTTACTGGAAAGGTATCATAGACGAGGTTAGGGTGTACAATCGTGCGCTCTCGGCTCAAGAGATAGCAACCCGCCACAACAACCTAGGACTGCAAGATGACTTCTACTCTATCCTGGAAGAA